GTCCAGTTTTACCGGCTTTAACGCCGGGGTGGTCAGTAGCGCCAAGATTTGGGATCGCGATCTGCTGGTCAAAGCTTTCTATTCGTTGCCGCTGATCAGGACCCAGCTGACCCCGTCAGTTCAGGGCCAGCCGATCCAGCTTTTCGATTACGAAGCTTCGGTTAACGCCACGGTCTTTGACTTGCCGATGCTAGTCGGCCTGACCGGCGAGACGATGCTCTTCTCCGGCGGCGATAATCGCTACTATAATATGCTCTTTGCCAGATATTTCTTGTAGGGTTAAGAGGAATAATTTATTGCTTAAAGCTGTAAGCTTACAGCTTTAAGCTTTTTTATTATATTGCTCCGTATCTTCTTTATTGCTATAATCAAATCGGAGGGAAATTAATGATACAAAACTCAAATCTTTGTGTTTTTTCCGGTACTTCCCATCCCGTTCTCGGCGATAAGATTGTTGAATATCTCGGTCTTAAAAAGGGGGAGATTAAGATTTCCCGCTTTGCCGGCGGCGAGATCTACGCCCGCCTGCTCGATAACGTCCGCGGCCATTCCGCGGTTATCATCCAGACCTGCACGGAAGAGGTAAACGAGAACCTGATGGAGCTATTCATTATAATAGACGCGATGAAGAGAGCGTCGGCCAAGTCGATTACCGCGGTGATCCCGCATTTCGGTTATGCCCGCCAGGACCGCAAAGCCGCCTCCCGTGAGCCGATCTCGGCCAGGCTGGTCGCCAATCTTTTGGAGACCGCCGGCGCCGACCGGATCATTGCCATGGACCTTCATTCCGACCAAATCCAGGGTTTTTTCAACATCCCGGTCGATACCTTGACCGCGTTGCCGCTCTTTACTACATATATTAAGGAAAAGAAGCTCAAGGACCCGGTTGTTGTCGCGCCGGACACCGGCCGGGCCAAGGTCGCCAAGAAAATGGCCGATCGGATCGGCGCCAGCTTGGCGATCCTGCACAAGGTCCGTTCCGGCCACCACCAGTCCGAAGTCACCCACGTTGTCGGTGAGGTCAAAGGGAAGACCGTTATTATTACCGACGACATGATCGATACCGCCGGGACGGTGACGAGCGGGGTCGACGTTCTGCGCAAAGAAGGGTGCAACGATGAGATCTACATTGCCGCCACGCACGGGATCTTTTCCGGGCCGGCGGTTGACCGGATGAACAAAGCCGGTTTTGCCGAGGTGATCATCAGCGATTCCCTGCCGATCAATAAACCGATCAAAAACCTGAAGATCCTTTCGACCGCGGGCTTGCTCGGTGAAGCGATCAAGCGTAATTACGCCAATCAGTCGATCAGTTCGCTTTTTGATTAAATTATGAAGCAAATCAATATCGGGATAATTGGTTTAGGGGTCGTTGGAGCGGCGGTCGCGGAAGTTCTTCATAAGAACGCGTCGGCTATTGCCGCGCAGTCCGGCCTCCAACTAAAAGTTAAGAAGGGGTGCGATCTCCGTAAAGTCAAAGTTCCTTGCCCGGTGACGACCGACGCTTATGCTCTGATCAATGACCCGGAGATCTCCATTATCGTCGAGACAATGGGGGGCGTCAATCCGGCCAAGAAATTTATCCTTGACGCGATTGCCGCCGGAAAACATATTGTTACCTCCAATAAAGAATTGATCGCCCTCCACCAAGACGAAATCATTGCCGCTGCCCGAGAGCGTAACGTTTCCGTGCTATATGAAGCGTCGGTTGGCGGAGGCGTGCCAATCCTAGCCGCTTTACGCCGTAATCTGGCCGGCAACGTCCTGTCGGAAGTCTACGGTATCGTTAACGGAACGACCAATTATATTCTCTCAACTATGTCGGAAGAAGGGAAAGAATTTTCCGATGCCTTAAAAGAGGCGCAGGCCAAAGGCTTTGCCGAAGCCAATCCGAAAAAAGATATCGAGGGCTACGATGCCGCTTATAAAACGGTCATTTTGGCGGCCGAGGCTTTTGGCGCCCGGGTGAAAATGGATGCCGTTTTCCGTGAAGGGATCGAAAAGATCACGATCGAAGATATTTGCTATGCCAGGGAGATCGGCTACGCGATCAAGCTCCTGGCGATCGCTAAAGAGAGCGCCGGTTCAGTCGATGTCCGGGTCCATCCGGCGCTGGTTCCTTTGGCTCATCCGCTGGCCGGGATCAGGCAGAATTTCAACGCGATCTACGTGAAGGGTTTCCCGATCGGCGAGCTGATGTTTTATGGGCCGGGGGCGGGGGGGAATCCGACCGCCTCGGCGGTCATTGCCGATATCATAGAATTAGGGCAGACCGGACGGGTTTTTCGCCGTGAGATCAAGGCGGCGACGGTCAAAAAGATCGACGACATTAAGGCCCGATATTACCTGCGGCTCCAGGTCTCCGATAAGGTCGGGGTTCTGGCCTCTATTGCCAAGGTTTTCGCGGAGAAAAGCGTCAGTATTGCCGCGGTTATCCAAAAGGAGACCGCCCAGAATACCACCACGCTCGTCATTATGCTTGATGAATCGAGCGAAAAGAACATCCAATCGGCCTTAAATTCGATCAAAAAACTGTCAGTGGTCCACCGCCTCGGCAATCTGATTCGGATTTTGTAACCCTCTCCCACCGTTCCGAGAATCGGAACGGTCCCCCCTCTCCATCGAAGATGGAGAGGGGCGGAAAAGGCTTTTAATTTGGCCTTCTCCACGAAGTGGAGAAGGGGGACCGTCGCCGAAGGCGATGGTGGATGAGGTGGCAAATTCCGTATTGACAAGTTTTCCCGTTTGCAGTAGAATAATAAGGTTGTTGTGCCGTTTGGGATAGCGAGCCAAACCTTCCAAAGATGCTGGAAGGGTCACAAATCTCCCTATTTTTTCCCGATGAAATCGGGGAGCGGGGGAGTTTGTGTTTTTTTATTGGGAGAAATAAAATGAGAGAAATAATTACCATGGTTTGCGGTGAATGTAAACGGAAGAATTACACAACCACCAAGAACAGAAAAACGACCAAAGAAAGAATTGAACTGACGAAGTTTTGCAAGTGGGACCGGAAACATACGGCGCATAAAGAGGAAAAGTAAAGGGCTAAAGCTCGCGGGTTCTTCTGGGAGTGTCGGTTAATGGCAAACCACTGGTCTCCAAAACCAGGACTGGGGGTTCAAGTCCCTCCACTCCCGGTTTTAAATTTGGCAAGTTATGAAAAATAAGATCGTTACATACTTTAATGAGACTCTGGCCGAGATGAAAAAGGTTGCCTGGCCGGACAGACAGTATGTGGTTGCGGCGACCGGGATAATTTTAGTGATCGTGCTCATGACCGGTTTCTTTGTTTTGTTCGTCGATTACGTGCTCGGCGCGATATTTAAAATGCTGTTAGGTTGATTATTTAATGAACGATAACCAAGAACATTTGAAAAACGAGTCTCCAGAAGTTGCCGCTCCGGAACCCTCCGTAGCGACAAACGAAGCGGCTCAACCTGTTCCAGCGGAAGCGGCGCCGGTCGAGGTCAATGTCCAGCCGGTCGGCGAGAAGCGCTGGTACGTTATCCAAACCCTGACCGGCCAGGAAGATCGGGCCAAGCTGGCCATTGAGCAGGCAATCGAATCGGAAGGGTTAAAAGAGCGGATTTTTCAGGTTTTGGTCCCGATTGAGGAAACGATAGAAATTAAAGGCGGCAAGCGATTCGAGCGGATCCGCAAAATGTTCCCCGGTTATGTTTTCCTCGAGATGATCCTGGACGAAAAGACCTGGTATGTGATCCGGCAGACCACCGGGGTCGCCAGATTCATCGGGACCAAAATTCAACCGACCCCGGTTTCCGATCGGGAGATGGCCCGGGTCTTGAAACAGTTGGGTAAAGAAGAGAAGTTCGAGGTCTCTTTCGAAAAAGGCGAAGCGGTCAGGATCATTTCCGGTCCGTTCCGCGGTTACACCGGCAACGTCGACGAACTTAACGCGGAAAAAGGGAAGCTCAAGGTCTTGATCAACATTTTTGGTCGGGATACGCCGGTCGAAGTTAATTTTGAGCACGCCCAGAAATTAGTGTAAAGGAAAAACAATGGCAGCGAAAAAAGAAATTTTAACCAAAGTCAAATTGCAGATCAAAGCCGGGGCGGCCAACCCGGCCCCGCCGATCGGTCCGGCCCTCGGTCAGCACGGCTTGAATATCATGGAGTTTTGCAAACAGTACAATGCCGCGACCAAGGACAAAGGGGATATGGTCATTCCGGTCGAGATCTCGATCTACAAAGACCGTTCCTTCACCTTTATTCTGAAAACTCCCCCGGTTGCCGACCTGCTCCGCAAAGCGGCCGGAGTGGAAAAAGGTTCCGGTGTCCCCAACAAGAACAAGGTTGGGACCGTGACCAAGGCCAAGGTCAAAGAGATCGCCGAACTTAAACTGCCGGACCTCAACGCCAATGATGTTAATGCCGGAATGAAAATCGTTGAAGGGACCGCGCGAAGCATGGGGATAAACGTACAATGAGCGGAAAAAAATTCACTGAAAAGAAAAAAATAGTTGACAGCAACAAAAAGTATACTTTGCAGGAAGCGGTCGGTTTGGTCAAGCAGGCGGCTTGGGCCAAGTTTGACGAGACCGTCGACCTGGCGATCAAGCTCGGGGTCAACACGACCAAGAACCCGTCGATCCGCGGCGCGGTTTCTCTCCCTTCCGGGAGCGGCAAGAGCAAGAAGATCGCGGTTATTACCAGTCCTGGCGGAGTTAACGAGGCCGAAAAGGCCGGCGCCGCCGTGGTCGGGTCCGAAGACCTGGTGGAAAAAATTAAAGGCGGGTTCCTCGATTTTGATGTCTTGATTGCTTCCCCCGATATGATGGGTTCGGTCGGTAAGCTTGGTCGGGTACTCGGGCCGAAGGGTTTGATGCCTAATCCGAAGACCGGGACCGTGACCGAAGATGTCGCCAAAGCGGTCGCCGAGTTCAAAGGCGGCAAGGTTGAGTTCAAGATGGACAAGGGTGGAGCGGTCCACATGGTGATCGGTAAAGTTTCTTTCGCTCCCGAAGCTTTGGCCAAGAATTTCCGGACCGCGCTTGAAGCGATCAACCGCCAAAAGCCGTCCGGTCTCAAGGGAATTTACATTAAGTCGATCACGCTCTCTTCGACCATGGGGCCGGGAGTAAAGCTTGATTTACGCAAGACTTTGGAAGAGGTTGAATAATGAGCGAAAAAGCGATCGCGCAAAAGAAAATAGTTGTTGATGACCTGAAGGATCGGATAACGCGGGCCTCGCTCGTGGTTATTACCGATTACGTTGGTTTTACCGTGAAAGATCTGACCGGTCTGCGCAAGAAACTGCGGCCGTCCGGCGGCGAGCTTAAGGTTCTAAAAAATACCCTGATCCACCGGGCCGCCAGTGAATGCGGCTATGATGGGCTTGAGGGCAATCTTAAGGGTTCAACCGCGCTGCTCTTGGGCTATGACGATCCAATCATTCCGCTCAAGGTCATGGTTGATTATTTCAAGGAGATCGAAAAGGGTTCGATGCGGGCCGGGATCGTCAGCAAAACCGTATTCGACGAAAAACAGCTTAAAGAAATTGCGAAACTGCCGCCGCGCGAAGTCTTACTGGCTAAGGTGGTTGGCGGATTGCAGTCGCCGATAAGTGGCTTGGTTAACGTCTTGCAGGGTCCGATCAGGAAACTGGTCTACGCGCTGCAGGCGATCAAGGACAAGAAAGGGGGGGAATAAGTTATGTCTAAAGTACAGGAATTGATTACGTCCGTTGAGTCGATGACCGTTCTGGAGTTGTCTGAATTGGTGAAGGCCCTGGAGGAAAAGTTCGGGGTTACCGCCGCCGCTCCGGTCATGATGGGTGGAATGATGCCTGGCGCCGGCGCCGCCGCCGCGGAAGCGCCTAAGGATGAATTCGACGTCGTGCTCACCGCTGCCGGTGACAAGAAGATCCAGGTGCTCAAGGTTCTCCGCGAGCTGACTGGTCTTGGTCTGAAGGAAGCGAAAGATCTCGTTGACGGAGCGCCCAAAACCGTTAAAGAGAAGCTGAAGAAAGCAGAAGCTGAAGAGATGAAAAAGAAACTCGAAGCTGAAGGGGCAAAGGTAGAAATTAAGTAATGACTGGCAGAAGGAAATTTTTTCAAACAAGAAGCCGAAAGGTAATCGATCCGCCGGATCTTCTGGAACTGCAGAAAGATTCTTTCAAGTGGTTCTTAGAGGAGGGCCTGCCGGAAGAACTGCGACTGGTCTCCCCGATCAAAGGCTATCAGGGGGGCTTGGAGCTTTCGTTCACCGGTAAGTGCACTTACGGCAAACCGAAATATCCGACCGAAGATTGTTTGATCAGAGAGACGACTTATTCCGTGCCGATTAAGGTCGAGGCCCGCCTGCTCAACAAAGAGACGAAAGAGATCAAGTCTCAAGAGGTCTTTATCGGCGATCTGCCGATGATGACCGAGCGCGGCACCTTTATCATTAACGGAGCGGAACGGGTTATCGTTTCCCAGCTGGTTCGTTCGCCGGGCGTTTATTTCCGCGAATCAAAACGGAATGAACGGACCGGGAAGATAATTTACTACGCGATGGTCGTTCCCGACCGCGGTGCCTGGCTCGAGATCGAGACCGATGCTTCCAATTCGCTCTCGGTTAGGATCAACCGTGCCCGTAAGATCCCGGTGACGATGTTCCTGTCCGCGATCGGCGCGACTGAAGCTGAAATTCTGAAAGCCTTGCCGGAAGGGGAATACCGGCGCAAATCCCTTAAGGATTGCGTCATCCTGCCGCGCGATGAAGCGCTGATCGAGATCTATAAGCGGCTCCGACCGGGAGATCCGGTAACCCAGGAAGGGGCCCAGGTTTATTTGAACAATCTTTTCTTTAACGCTCGGCGCTATGATCTCGGCAAGGTCGGCCGCTATAAGCTGAACCGCCGGCTCGGGGTCAAGGTCGAAGAAGAGAAAACGATGCTGACCAAGCCGGATATTCTGGCGATGGTCGAGAATCTGGTCATGATCAATAATGGCGAAGGGATGCCGGATGACATCGATCATCTCGGCAACCGCCGCATCCGCGCTGTCGGCGAGCTCTTGCAGCGCCAGATCCGGGTCGGTTTTGCCCGGGTCGAGAAATTGGTCAAGGAACAAATGATGGTCAAAGGGGCTGAACCTTTGACCCCGGGCCAATTGGTCAACGTCCGGCCGCTGCAAGCGGTGATCAAAGAATTCTTTGGTTCCAGCCAGCTGTCGCAGTTCATGGACCAGACCAATCCGCTGGCCGAATTGACCCACAAACGCCGTCTCTCCGCGCTCGGACCGGGTGGGTTGAGCCGCGAGCGGGCCGGCTTCGAGGTCCGTGACATCCATCCTTCCCACTACGGCCGTATTTGTCCGATCGAAACCCCGGAAGGTCCGAATGCCGGTTTGATCGGGTCCCTGGCGACCTACGCCCGGGTCAACAAATACGGGTTCATCGAGTCCCCTTACCGGAAAGTGGAAAAGGGACGGATCACCAATAAAGTTGAATACCAAACCGCCGACGTCAGCGACTTTTTCCGGATCGCTTCGTTCGACGTCAAGCTCGATGATGACGGGAAGATCATCGACAAGAACTGCACTGTCAGTTACAAGCGGAAATTTATTTTGGCGACCCCGGACGAGATCGACTATATGGCGGTTGCTCCGGAACAGGTCATCGGCGTAACGACCGCGATGATCCCTTTTGTCGAACACGATGACGCCAACCGCGCTCTCATGGGCGCCAACATGCAGCGCCAATCGGTGCCGCTCCTTTCCCCGGAATCGCCGATCGTCGGCACCGGCTGGGAAGCCAGGGTGGCCAAAGATTCCCGCTCGCTGGTTACCGCCAAGAATCCCGGCAAAGTTATCCGGGTCGACGCGACCGAAGTCGTGATCCAGCGCGATAACAAGACCAAAGATGTTTACAATTTGACCAGTTTCGGCCGCAGCAACCAGGACACCCTGGTCCACCAGCGGCCGCGCGTTAAACTGGGGCAGAGCGTCAAAGTCGGCGAACCGATCGCCGACAGCTCCGCGACCAAGGATGGTGAACTGGCCCTCGGGAAAAACGTCCTCGTCGCGCTGATGCCGTTTGAAGGCTACAACTACGAAGACGCGATCATCCTGTCGGAAAAATTAGTTAAGAAAGATGTTTTCACCTCTGTCCATATCCAGCGTTTGGAGGTCGAAGTTCGGGCGACCAAGCTGGGTATGGAAGAGATCACCAGAGAGATCCCGAACGTCGGGGAAGAAGCGATCGCCAACCTCGATGATCGGGGAGTAATTGTTGCCGGTTCCGAAGTCGAGCCGGGTGACGTTTTGGTCGGTAAAGTGACGCCGAAGGGCGAAACCGAGCTGCCAGCCGAAGAAAAGCTCCTGCGCGCCATTTTCGGCGATAAAGCCAGAGACATGCGCGATACTTCGCTCCGCGTTCCGCCTGGCGAAGTCGGCAAAGTCATCGCGGTCCGCTCGTTCTCCCGCGAGAACGGCGACGAACTCCCGCCGGGCGTTCATGAATTAGTCAGAGTTTACATTGCCCAGCTCCGCAAGATCAGCGTCGGCGATAAGATCGCCGGCCGCCACGGGAATAAAGGGGTAGTCGCCAAGATCATGCCGGAAGAAGATATGCCGTATCTCCCGGACGGGACTCCGGTTGACGTGATCCTGAACCCGCTCGGTGTTCCTTCCCGTATGAACATCGGGCAGATCTTTGAATTGATGCTCGGCCAGGCCGGGTGGTCGCTCGGCCGCAAATATGAAATGCCGCCGTTTGACGAGGCCTTTGAAGAGTATGCTTCGATCAACACGATCGAGAACGAATTGCAGGAAGCCTCGACCCATAAAGATTTTCCGTGGGTCAACAAGAGCGGCAAAGTCGATCTGATCGACGCCCGCACCGGTCGGCCGTTCGGCCGCAAGGTCGCGGTCGGTAAGATGTACCTGATGAAACTGATCCACTTGGTCGACGATAAGATGCACGCCCGTTCCACCGGCCCGTACTCCCTGATCACCCAGCAGCCGCTGGGCGGTAAGGCGCAGTTCGGC
This window of the Candidatus Margulisiibacteriota bacterium genome carries:
- the secE gene encoding preprotein translocase subunit SecE, giving the protein MKNKIVTYFNETLAEMKKVAWPDRQYVVAATGIILVIVLMTGFFVLFVDYVLGAIFKMLLG
- the rplJ gene encoding 50S ribosomal protein L10, which translates into the protein MSEKAIAQKKIVVDDLKDRITRASLVVITDYVGFTVKDLTGLRKKLRPSGGELKVLKNTLIHRAASECGYDGLEGNLKGSTALLLGYDDPIIPLKVMVDYFKEIEKGSMRAGIVSKTVFDEKQLKEIAKLPPREVLLAKVVGGLQSPISGLVNVLQGPIRKLVYALQAIKDKKGGE
- the rplA gene encoding 50S ribosomal protein L1 → MSGKKFTEKKKIVDSNKKYTLQEAVGLVKQAAWAKFDETVDLAIKLGVNTTKNPSIRGAVSLPSGSGKSKKIAVITSPGGVNEAEKAGAAVVGSEDLVEKIKGGFLDFDVLIASPDMMGSVGKLGRVLGPKGLMPNPKTGTVTEDVAKAVAEFKGGKVEFKMDKGGAVHMVIGKVSFAPEALAKNFRTALEAINRQKPSGLKGIYIKSITLSSTMGPGVKLDLRKTLEEVE
- the rplK gene encoding 50S ribosomal protein L11, with the protein product MAAKKEILTKVKLQIKAGAANPAPPIGPALGQHGLNIMEFCKQYNAATKDKGDMVIPVEISIYKDRSFTFILKTPPVADLLRKAAGVEKGSGVPNKNKVGTVTKAKVKEIAELKLPDLNANDVNAGMKIVEGTARSMGINVQ
- the rpmG gene encoding 50S ribosomal protein L33 is translated as MREIITMVCGECKRKNYTTTKNRKTTKERIELTKFCKWDRKHTAHKEEK
- a CDS encoding homoserine dehydrogenase; protein product: MKQINIGIIGLGVVGAAVAEVLHKNASAIAAQSGLQLKVKKGCDLRKVKVPCPVTTDAYALINDPEISIIVETMGGVNPAKKFILDAIAAGKHIVTSNKELIALHQDEIIAAARERNVSVLYEASVGGGVPILAALRRNLAGNVLSEVYGIVNGTTNYILSTMSEEGKEFSDALKEAQAKGFAEANPKKDIEGYDAAYKTVILAAEAFGARVKMDAVFREGIEKITIEDICYAREIGYAIKLLAIAKESAGSVDVRVHPALVPLAHPLAGIRQNFNAIYVKGFPIGELMFYGPGAGGNPTASAVIADIIELGQTGRVFRREIKAATVKKIDDIKARYYLRLQVSDKVGVLASIAKVFAEKSVSIAAVIQKETAQNTTTLVIMLDESSEKNIQSALNSIKKLSVVHRLGNLIRIL
- the nusG gene encoding transcription termination/antitermination protein NusG, with the protein product MNDNQEHLKNESPEVAAPEPSVATNEAAQPVPAEAAPVEVNVQPVGEKRWYVIQTLTGQEDRAKLAIEQAIESEGLKERIFQVLVPIEETIEIKGGKRFERIRKMFPGYVFLEMILDEKTWYVIRQTTGVARFIGTKIQPTPVSDREMARVLKQLGKEEKFEVSFEKGEAVRIISGPFRGYTGNVDELNAEKGKLKVLINIFGRDTPVEVNFEHAQKLV
- a CDS encoding ribose-phosphate pyrophosphokinase — its product is MIQNSNLCVFSGTSHPVLGDKIVEYLGLKKGEIKISRFAGGEIYARLLDNVRGHSAVIIQTCTEEVNENLMELFIIIDAMKRASAKSITAVIPHFGYARQDRKAASREPISARLVANLLETAGADRIIAMDLHSDQIQGFFNIPVDTLTALPLFTTYIKEKKLKDPVVVAPDTGRAKVAKKMADRIGASLAILHKVRSGHHQSEVTHVVGEVKGKTVIITDDMIDTAGTVTSGVDVLRKEGCNDEIYIAATHGIFSGPAVDRMNKAGFAEVIISDSLPINKPIKNLKILSTAGLLGEAIKRNYANQSISSLFD
- the rpoB gene encoding DNA-directed RNA polymerase subunit beta, producing MTGRRKFFQTRSRKVIDPPDLLELQKDSFKWFLEEGLPEELRLVSPIKGYQGGLELSFTGKCTYGKPKYPTEDCLIRETTYSVPIKVEARLLNKETKEIKSQEVFIGDLPMMTERGTFIINGAERVIVSQLVRSPGVYFRESKRNERTGKIIYYAMVVPDRGAWLEIETDASNSLSVRINRARKIPVTMFLSAIGATEAEILKALPEGEYRRKSLKDCVILPRDEALIEIYKRLRPGDPVTQEGAQVYLNNLFFNARRYDLGKVGRYKLNRRLGVKVEEEKTMLTKPDILAMVENLVMINNGEGMPDDIDHLGNRRIRAVGELLQRQIRVGFARVEKLVKEQMMVKGAEPLTPGQLVNVRPLQAVIKEFFGSSQLSQFMDQTNPLAELTHKRRLSALGPGGLSRERAGFEVRDIHPSHYGRICPIETPEGPNAGLIGSLATYARVNKYGFIESPYRKVEKGRITNKVEYQTADVSDFFRIASFDVKLDDDGKIIDKNCTVSYKRKFILATPDEIDYMAVAPEQVIGVTTAMIPFVEHDDANRALMGANMQRQSVPLLSPESPIVGTGWEARVAKDSRSLVTAKNPGKVIRVDATEVVIQRDNKTKDVYNLTSFGRSNQDTLVHQRPRVKLGQSVKVGEPIADSSATKDGELALGKNVLVALMPFEGYNYEDAIILSEKLVKKDVFTSVHIQRLEVEVRATKLGMEEITREIPNVGEEAIANLDDRGVIVAGSEVEPGDVLVGKVTPKGETELPAEEKLLRAIFGDKARDMRDTSLRVPPGEVGKVIAVRSFSRENGDELPPGVHELVRVYIAQLRKISVGDKIAGRHGNKGVVAKIMPEEDMPYLPDGTPVDVILNPLGVPSRMNIGQIFELMLGQAGWSLGRKYEMPPFDEAFEEYASINTIENELQEASTHKDFPWVNKSGKVDLIDARTGRPFGRKVAVGKMYLMKLIHLVDDKMHARSTGPYSLITQQPLGGKAQFGGQRFGEMEVWALFAYGAAHTLQEILTIKSDDVVGRSRAYEAILKGKSMGKPGMPESFKVLLKELRGLALDMKTITREGKEINIDEDTRSARERSPQIFGKSRGGEKLAD
- the rplL gene encoding 50S ribosomal protein L7/L12 → MSKVQELITSVESMTVLELSELVKALEEKFGVTAAAPVMMGGMMPGAGAAAAEAPKDEFDVVLTAAGDKKIQVLKVLRELTGLGLKEAKDLVDGAPKTVKEKLKKAEAEEMKKKLEAEGAKVEIK